A section of the Constrictibacter sp. MBR-5 genome encodes:
- the xth gene encoding exodeoxyribonuclease III, with product MKIATWNVNSIKVRLGAVCEWIEKERPDALLLQEIKTTTDAFPRFEIESLGYRCAVLGQRAYNGVAILSPHPIEDVMEGLPGEPADDHARYLEASIGGVRVASIYLPNGNPADSEKYPYKLRWMARLRERVETLLADDVTFVLGGDYNVIPEPRDAYDPAAWVDDALFKLDTRRAWRSIVNLGLTDAFRALEPTATHAYTFWDYQAGAWQRDLGIRIDHLLLSPDAADRLIGCQIDKGPRGAPKASDHTPIWCELSDKVPADRFA from the coding sequence GTGAAGATCGCCACCTGGAACGTCAATTCGATCAAGGTCCGGCTCGGCGCCGTCTGCGAATGGATCGAGAAGGAGCGGCCGGACGCCTTGCTCCTTCAGGAGATCAAGACCACGACGGACGCATTCCCCCGGTTCGAGATCGAATCGTTGGGGTACCGGTGCGCGGTGCTCGGTCAGCGGGCCTACAACGGCGTCGCCATCCTGTCGCCGCATCCGATCGAGGATGTGATGGAAGGCTTGCCGGGTGAGCCCGCGGACGACCATGCGCGCTATCTCGAGGCGAGCATCGGCGGCGTCCGGGTGGCGTCGATCTATCTGCCGAACGGCAACCCGGCGGACAGCGAGAAGTATCCCTACAAGCTGCGCTGGATGGCGCGGTTGCGGGAGCGTGTGGAGACCCTGCTCGCCGATGACGTTACGTTCGTGCTGGGCGGGGACTACAACGTCATCCCGGAGCCGCGGGACGCGTATGATCCGGCTGCCTGGGTGGACGACGCGCTGTTCAAGCTGGACACGCGCCGCGCCTGGCGCAGCATCGTCAATCTCGGACTGACCGATGCCTTCCGGGCGCTGGAGCCCACAGCGACGCACGCCTACACCTTCTGGGACTATCAGGCCGGTGCGTGGCAGCGCGATCTGGGGATCCGGATCGATCACCTCCTGCTCTCTCCCGACGCCGCCGACAGATTGATCGGGTGCCAGATCGACAAGGGGCCGCGCGGGGCGCCCAAGGCGTCCGACCACACGCCGATCTGGTGCGAA
- the erpA gene encoding iron-sulfur cluster insertion protein ErpA, producing MSEAAVMSVPRLVITDSAAARIARLAEQENNPETMLRITISGGGCSGFQYGFSLDSTASDDDRVFAHAGSRVVVDEVSFDLLGGAVIDFVEDLSGAAFQIRNPNASSSCGCGTSFAI from the coding sequence ATGTCCGAGGCCGCCGTCATGTCGGTGCCGCGACTGGTGATCACCGACAGCGCCGCAGCCCGTATCGCAAGGCTGGCGGAGCAGGAGAACAATCCCGAGACGATGCTGCGGATCACGATCTCCGGCGGCGGCTGCTCCGGCTTCCAGTACGGCTTCAGCCTCGACTCCACGGCCTCCGACGACGACCGCGTCTTCGCCCATGCCGGCAGCCGGGTCGTCGTCGACGAGGTCTCTTTCGATCTGCTCGGCGGCGCGGTGATCGATTTCGTCGAGGATCTCTCGGGCGCCGCTTTCCAGATCCGCAACCCGAACGCCAGTTCGTCGTGCGGATGCGGCACGTCGTTCGCCATCTGA
- a CDS encoding vWA domain-containing protein encodes MMGAGPRRYSMLSRKPAVATSDEQTSKVRTRWRLWKDSKGGVAAIVAFSTIPMIAAAGLAADGLLAMLARAELSSAVDAGALAGARAFKQADLQAQARKYVYGNFNRGEIQEPPSVIVGQADGTVAVSATAVVPTNFMKLFGVDTMTVTAAATAQALGAGGMELSLVLDITGSMKGTKLSTLKTSANNLLNVLYKDQDTVENLAVAVVPFAGRVNIKPRREWMTTQPFLWQWWWTGCANERSGNAAYDDTPPATTKFPDFAPGGSVMNAGSYCPPNAALPLTASKATVKALIDGFQASGNTRTDIGMSWGWRTLSPKWRGVWTSGSTTPVDYDDPKVRKIAVLMTDGENTPWQSGDNESEAQTYAKLGNTCQGMKDNGIIIYTITFQAPANIDPYYSACATTPDHHFFSAPTEADLEEAFGRIGSEITRDNVRLVR; translated from the coding sequence ATGATGGGGGCGGGGCCCAGGAGATACAGCATGCTCTCCCGCAAGCCGGCGGTCGCCACCTCTGACGAGCAGACCTCCAAGGTGCGCACCAGGTGGCGCCTCTGGAAGGACAGCAAGGGTGGCGTCGCTGCCATCGTCGCCTTCTCGACCATCCCGATGATCGCCGCTGCAGGACTGGCGGCGGACGGTCTGTTGGCAATGCTGGCGAGGGCGGAACTCTCCAGCGCCGTCGACGCGGGTGCGCTTGCCGGTGCTCGGGCATTCAAGCAGGCCGATCTGCAGGCGCAGGCGCGCAAGTACGTCTATGGCAACTTCAACCGAGGCGAGATCCAGGAACCGCCGTCGGTCATCGTCGGACAGGCCGATGGCACCGTGGCCGTGTCGGCGACTGCGGTGGTGCCGACGAACTTCATGAAGCTGTTCGGCGTCGACACGATGACCGTCACGGCCGCTGCCACCGCACAGGCCCTTGGCGCTGGCGGCATGGAACTGTCGCTCGTCCTCGACATCACGGGATCGATGAAGGGGACGAAACTGTCGACGCTCAAGACGTCGGCGAACAACCTGCTGAACGTGCTCTACAAGGATCAGGACACGGTCGAGAATCTCGCGGTCGCCGTCGTGCCTTTTGCCGGGCGCGTCAACATCAAGCCGCGCCGCGAATGGATGACCACCCAGCCTTTCCTGTGGCAGTGGTGGTGGACCGGTTGCGCAAATGAGCGTAGCGGGAATGCGGCGTACGACGACACGCCGCCGGCGACCACCAAGTTCCCCGACTTCGCTCCCGGTGGCAGCGTGATGAACGCCGGCAGCTACTGTCCGCCCAACGCGGCCCTGCCGCTGACGGCATCGAAGGCGACCGTCAAGGCGCTGATCGACGGTTTCCAGGCCTCCGGCAACACGCGAACGGACATCGGCATGTCGTGGGGTTGGCGGACGCTCTCGCCGAAATGGCGTGGTGTCTGGACGTCCGGCTCAACGACGCCGGTCGACTACGACGACCCCAAGGTGCGCAAGATCGCGGTGTTGATGACCGATGGAGAGAACACGCCATGGCAGTCGGGTGACAACGAAAGCGAAGCGCAGACCTATGCGAAACTCGGGAATACCTGTCAGGGTATGAAGGACAACGGGATCATCATCTATACGATAACGTTCCAGGCGCCGGCGAATATCGACCCATATTACTCGGCGTGCGCCACGACACCCGACCATCACTTCTTCAGCGCGCCCACCGAAGCCGACCTGGAGGAGGCCTTCGGCCGGATCGGCAGCGAGATCACCCGCGACAACGTCCGGCTGGTGCGGTGA